AGCTTCAACTGGAGCGGTTCTGGGCACCTGCACGCAACTCCCAGCTTAGAGCATATAAAGTGATTAAGCACTGTCTTTATAGAATAGCACGGTGGTATAACTCATGGTTTCTGTGTGCTATCCTTGGTATTTGTGCCTTTCTAAGGGTGGAGATGCACAAGGCAACAGAGCTAATCTAAGCACTTACCACATCTTGTGAGGGAAACTTCCCTCATTCCCTCTTCCATCTGCGTGTGTTGCTTTTGATGCTCATTGGAGCTCCTGCTGAGTCCATACAACTATTGATGACAACAaaaaccattatttttcttagtaaaTTGAAGTAGCTTGCACAGGGATGTAATGAGAAGTGCTTGGCCCAAGGTAAGTGGTGGGGTCGTGACGTTGCTCCTAGTCACTTGATCTGACAGGTTGAAGTTGGTCCAAGCTAGATTAGAGTTTGTCAATATCCAGCATTGTTAGTGGTTGTCCACTCAGCGCTTCTCTTGTGCCCAGGAACCCCCAGAGCAGCacattttgcatatttgcaCAGAGAAGACTGCGTTGCCTGcgtgtgagagagagagaaagtgggGTCAGTTTTGAATGTTATCTTTTAGCCTTAGTATATTCAAAACATGTGGGCACAAAGAagactgctgcagcagaggatgtatttgcatttcttgtCCTTATATTTTAGCTAATGAGAATGCAAATGTTAAAGTAAAACTTTCCAGAAAGCACATAGCAACAATCCACTCACTGTTTTTTCCCAGTCTTCTTTGTTGCTTTAATTCCATATTCATTAGTGTATGGTTCTTTCCTGCTTTACATGAACAGTGTTGCCAGCTTTTCTCACGACTCTGTAGCATGTGTGTTCCTTTCTCTTGAAAATCTCAGGTCATAGCAGTGTGTATTAATACTAGAAAATGTTGAATATAGGTTAGAAATAAAATCTAGTTCTTCTCATTGTAAAGGGAAGCTTGATTATAATTGTTAGAACTCAGATTCCATAactggggaaatattttttatttttttttctctcaattaaaatatatttctttttgcttgatTCTTGGACTTTAAAACTTGAGTTGGAGTTAATGCTCCAGTTCAGCTGTAAGATGATCCTTCTGAGAGCTGCATTAAGCTTCTCGGTGCTGAAGGTAGAAGTGGGCAGTGCTATTTTCAAAGTTCTGACTGGCGTGCTCTGTGTTAACTTTGGTACAGGGTGTTTAGGAACCTCTCTAAGtgtgggttgtgttttttgggggTACTTCTGTTCTGCCAGCTTGACTACTATCAAGATTTAGGGGTTAGTAAGATACAGCATCTATTGTTATAATGCCTTACAAAATGCTATATTAAGGAACCAACCTGTTTACAGAGCAGTGAAGCAGGATGCAGAGTTACGCGTTGTTTCTTGCTGTGTAACATTAGGCAGATCAACAGCTaatgaagaaagggaagagcaaaGTTGGTGACATgttggaaaaagcagcagaactgctgaTGAGCTGTTTCCGAGTCTGTGCCAGTGACACGTAAGTGAAAGATGCTCCACGGAACTTGGGCTGCTAAATTGTTAAGAGCTTAATGAACTTTTACGTAAGCTTTCTCTACTTACTAAGTTACTTACATATTTGGATAAGAATGAACGCTTCTGAGGCTTGTTTCCTCTCATTTCTAGTCTGTTCTCTCTTGAATATTAACTACAGCTGGAGAGGCCTCCCTCAGGTTTAAGCTTCCTAGCAGATGTTATTGGGAGGGACTGGCTATGTCCTTGTCTCTCAGGGAAGGTGATTAACCCTTTTGTGCTCTCTTGAAGTTCGCTTCAATGCGATTAGACTGGGAAAAGGTGACTTTGGTTTCCAGTCCTACCAATTTAGCACTTTCCAGgtggagaaaatgctttttttttttattttttaaccccCTAACCCATCTTTAACTTTGAATATTAAAAGCAACTGCTATCCCAGTGTATGTGTTATCTGCAGACTGGAGGGGGGATTCTGCTGCAGATGAATCAGCTGAATAATATTCTACATGACATCTCGTTGAGAAGAAGTGCAGCAGAGTTGTTCAAAATTTACGATTGGAGCACATTCTGTTTTGACAGCAGTGGTATGGTTTAAGAGAAGGAATTTGGCCTTGGCTTTTATGTTCAGACACTCAtttttatcctgaaaaaaatccaaaaaatatCTAGAGATAGAATTAACCATAAAAACAAAGTCATTGTTTTCTTACAATGTTCAGTACTagcagcttgttttttttctattcttacGACAGTCGAGCAGGCATTGAAGATTCCAAAAAGTGGGGCATGTTGTTTCTTGTGAATCAGCtgttcaaaatttattttaaggtaaGGTTCAAGTCTTGTAAGCTGTCTTTTGTAGTTTGTGTCCAAGTCAAATTCACCCTTTTTTACGTGATGTTGCATATCTACCCTTTCTGACTAAAACACAGtccttttttttaacagatcAACAAGCTCCATCTATGTAAACCTTTAATTAGAGCAATTGACAGCTCAAATCTGAAGGATGAATACAGTATGGCACAGCGAGTTACATACAGATACTATGTCGGACGCAAAGCCATGTTTGACAGTGACTTTAAGCAAGGTACTGTGCGGCAGTAAGACAGATCTAAGCTGTTGCAGGTTGGTGTGAACTCTGGCTTATGATGTGTGTGTGGCTCAAAATGTAGGTAGAAGGTGCAGTTATGTTTGCATTGATGACAGAAAAGTCGTGCTGGTGCTAATAATATTAGTGAATTGAGCTGAAAATTCCAATATTGCTTGCAGCTGTTACAGCTGACATCTGGATActgacaaattttattttcctttctgaaagaattatttttcttgtaataccttgtcttttgtgtgtttttgttttttttttttttaacataatttcaaatataGCCTCAGGCTAGAAATGGGCATTGAGCACAGAATTTGGGTTACAGATTTAatcaatttttgttgttgactCTTGTAACCagcactgcttttatttgtgcCTGCAGCTGAGGAGTACCTGTCCTTTGCCTTTGAGCACTGTCACCGCTcaagccagaaaaacaaaagaatgatTTTGATCTACCTGCTGCCAGTAAAGATGTTGTTGGTGAGTAAATGTTAGTCTTCCAAATCACTTCTTGTGAGGCAAAAAACCAAACTGAATTACAGTATGGTTcttctggtttgtttgtgtttatttttttccctcataaaCACCAGTATATGCAATCTTTGTTACAGTGCTGAGGACAGAAAATGTAGAATAGTTATTTATAGCAaagcaggaaaggagaagacTGCTTTCCCCACCTTCCTCCCACCTGTCTGAAAGGTGGAACCTGAGGttacttctgtaataaaaacaagagaGTTCAAAGTTAACTTAAAGTAATTTGTGTCACTTAGCAGAGTGCCTGTGTGGTGATAACCGTGCACAGACGGACCAGGGAATGTTTGGATTCACTGCTCCAAATCTGTATTCCTTTCACCTGgtaaaaggaaggaagatgtgCAAATAGATGGTTGAGGACTGTTGTGTGTTTGCCACAGGAAAGGATTGCTGTTTGGTTTCTCTAATTGTACCTTGTGTGTTTACCCATTTGAGGCATGTCAAGAACTACAGAGCATTTGGGTTTTGGAGAAATCAGTGAGGACTGGTTACCTGATCACTTAATCTTTTTGTTAAAAGAATTAAGTGCCTCTCTGCTTCTCGTTCATGTCCTTCCCCATGTGCTGCACTGGTACTTGTGCATCCCCTGAGTTGGTGGGGTTATGCAAACAATTTGTTTGGGGTGACTGAGGGGACAAGAACGAGATTTTACAATGAGATTTTATTCCTGGTCTTATTAACAGAGTTCCTCATGGagaacattgttttttgttggtggtggtgtttgtttttttttttgttatccaCTTCAGAGGGTTCCGATCTTCCACCCTTGTCCCAGCCTGCTCATGACCattctccctttttcccctttgtgcTCCCTTTTCCATCCCTTGCAGTGTCAATTCATTTACTTTGCAGCTGTCTTTTGATGGATGAAATTGACCACGTGTAAGGGAGACGCATAGTGGCTATCAGAATTGGCTTCTGCTCTTGTTTGTTGTCTGTCTTAGTGGTTATTTTCAGATCAGTCAATGGTAAGGTTGATAAAGCCAACAGCCTTCCCTAAGCTGGTGGGTCCTTTAGGGCCTGAGATAACTGTAGCTTTCCTGTAGCAGCACTAGCATAGAAGAGGCACTAAAGAATCTGGATAAGGGTCATTGTTTTTacagttgctttttaaaaccacATTCCAAACATTAACACTAACCTTAAAACTCTACTAAAATAGCTTGGGCggtggtgtttttttaatcttatttttattcctagCAGCTCTCAGTAAACATGCAGCAGGGTTCTGCTGTCAGTTAATCCTCCAACCAGGAAAGGAGTTACCAACAACAGAGCAGGATGGTAACTAAATTTAAAGGCTGACCAAGTCAGCGTGCAATCTGATCTCCACTgtgaaaggggaggggggagggaacaagtttctttttaatagcCCACCTGGTTCAGTCTTACTTGATGTAACAATGAGAACTTTGTTTCTTTGAactgtcttttctctctctctttctctgacATTTGAATGCCCATATGGGGGCGTGGTGAAGAAAAAAGCTGGTGCAGACTGAGGTGGCGCTTCACAGCGCTGAAGCACTGCTTGTATTATTAGTAATGCTTGGGATTCCCACAGTTACTTTGTTTGAAGATTAGATCATAcaactgtaatgaaaaaaattggATCTGCCTAAGCCTCTGTCACAGGATCTTGATTTTACAAGTTTGGTAACTGTTCTGCAACACTTAGAAATATTAAGAGACTCCCTAAACCGTGATAAAGAGTTACTGTGAGTTGAGATGGAAGAAGTTTGGCAGCGCAGGGGGGTTGTCATACAAATACTTCCGTTTATCTCTTgttctgcaggggaaaaaatagtagtAAATGGTTGTCTGTTTctctaatgaatatttttatagtttgtTGAAAATGCACTTGGCTTTATCCTGGAAAACGTTTATTTTTCAGGGCCATATGCCAACCATTCAGCTCTTAAAAAAGTACGACCTTATGCAGTTTGCTGAAGTAACAAAGGCTGTGAGGTACGGTGGTTACTTTATTGTATATTGTTAGTTCAAAAAGTGTTAAATAAAAGGTATTTATGTGGGATGACTAAGGAAAGCAGGGGAAGGATATTCTTACTAAGTCATGCAGATTCTTTTCTTGATAGGGCGAGATCTTTTCATGTGTTCCTTTCTTCCATCCTTCCAGTGAAGGCAATCTTCTCCTACTGAACGATGCGCTGACAAAGCATGAGACCTTCTTCATTCGATGTGGAATCTTTCTTATCCTTGAGAAGCTGAAAATCATCACATACAGAAATCTCTTTAAGAAAGTGTAAGCAtaacaaaaaaattacttgttttgCAAAAGCAGAGATAATACGGCTTTACCTCAGACTGAGGTAGAGATGTGTATGTTCCTTAGCTCTCTGTAGGAGGGCAGAATTGCTGTTAAAGTGAATCTATAGTAGAAAGACCATTTTACTAAGAACCGGAATCTTTAAGTGATTGTTTTCCAATCACagatgttctgtttttttctttcagatatttacTACTCAAAACACACCAACTATCGCTGGATGCCTTTCTGTTTGCTCTGAAGTTCATGCAAGTAGATGATGTTGACATTGATGAAGTCCAGTGCATTTTAGCTAACCTTATTTACATGGTAGGTGCTGCACACGTATTGTTTTGTCCTTCCAGATTCCAGACAGCAAAAATTGTTAGGCAGAGAGTAAAAATGTGTTACAAAAATATATCAGTAATCCTAGCTCTTCTTGTGTATACAAGTTGATTTATTTGTGCCCAAATggcaaatgttttcatttgccCTGGGGAATTCCTCTAGTTTCTGCCTCTTTTGCAGGAATCACTTAAAATTGCAGTTGAACTCTGCATTACAAATCCAGTACTGACTTCTCTataaagcataaatatttccatttcaaaatggaaaaactttAACTGGGACCAGAAAGGGATTTGTTCTTCTGCATTTGCAGTAGGAGAACTTTGACATTCTAAcatcagaaaaattaaaaccacatttctttgtttcacaTTTGTCTTAACAACTCATAAATAGATACAGGCTTACAATCTATAGATTTCTGATCTGTTAGAAGTTTCGGAGCAGCATTACGGTgtcagcaagaaaacaaactgcttctgaaacagattttttggtGTTCTTTCAGAGTAATAGAAGGTGGGATTAGGTGActggaaaatttatttcagtgctaCAACCCTACGTgtctgaaaaggaagaattacggaattttgtttttaaatttggaaTAGCGATTGATTAAAATCCTAATTTTAAAGTGAGCAAGCATAAATTTAGAAACGCTTCTCCAGAGCTCTTCAGGGAAATGTAAGCAAACCAGGAGGGGGCCCTGGCAACAGGCAGTCCAGCGGCAGTGTTGGTATGCAAACATGGTTATGGTTCCAGCTTTCTGCTTGCTGTGTGAGGTGACCCACTTAAATAAATCGGATCCTTCCGAACACTAAGTACAGTAATGCAGTGGTGATTGAGTACATGCACGTAGCTTTGTTTGACTTAGTCTGATGACAGGTGAGGTATAGGCGTTGTGTTAGCAGCTTCCAGTACTAACAgtgtatttctttctcctgccaGGGTCATATTAAAGGCTATATATCTCACCAGCATCAAAAGCTTGTTGTCAGTAAGCAGAACCCATTTCCTCCGCTGTCAACGGTGTGTTGAGTGTTGCATCTTAGCCGTGCAAGTACTTTTCGGATACACAGCTCGCCCAGTGGAGCTGCTCCTAATCAGCCAGGGAACATTGTAAATGACCTGGGTCGTGTCCAGGACTGGAATACCAGGAACTGTTTGTGGCTCCTTTCCCAGAATGACCAAGGCTGCCAGTGTAACAAAGTGCATtggaatgaaatatttttcagtgatagTTTCTGCAGGCTTTCTAGATCATTCGAAGTATCTTAcgaagaaataaaagcaaagcattccAAACTCCTTCCAAAGTACTTAAAAGCTTTTACGAAGTACTGTGTTACTATTTCTGCGTTTATCTTTCggaaaataaaagtatcatCCTTTGGTAGATACAGTAATCCAGTTTCAGGgtggaaataatgttttcttttatggtTTCCACATTCTAAAGCTCTTTGATAATCTTGCTGGTCTCAAATATGCTCTTCAAGCCTTCTCTAAAAACTAGAGAAGTTGTGCTTGACGCCAAAAGCTTTGCAGTTTGTGATATTTACAAGTTCAGAgaaatttgtgtgtttttttttttttttttgtagttgtttttgtttttaattcctttaatgttttgattaaattttGTTACAATGGACAAAAGCATCTCTAAGTAATTTACCCATACtctgttttattctatttctg
The nucleotide sequence above comes from Oxyura jamaicensis isolate SHBP4307 breed ruddy duck chromosome 1, BPBGC_Ojam_1.0, whole genome shotgun sequence. Encoded proteins:
- the PCID2 gene encoding PCI domain-containing protein 2, which codes for MAHITINQYLQQVQEAIDSRDGQFCAELVSFKHPHVANPRLQLPSPEEKCQQVLEPPYDEMFAAHLRCTYAVGNHDFIEAYKCQTVIVQSFLRAFQAHKEENWALPIMYAVALDLRIFANNADQQLMKKGKSKVGDMLEKAAELLMSCFRVCASDTRAGIEDSKKWGMLFLVNQLFKIYFKINKLHLCKPLIRAIDSSNLKDEYSMAQRVTYRYYVGRKAMFDSDFKQAEEYLSFAFEHCHRSSQKNKRMILIYLLPVKMLLGHMPTIQLLKKYDLMQFAEVTKAVSEGNLLLLNDALTKHETFFIRCGIFLILEKLKIITYRNLFKKVYLLLKTHQLSLDAFLFALKFMQVDDVDIDEVQCILANLIYMGHIKGYISHQHQKLVVSKQNPFPPLSTVC